The following coding sequences lie in one Leptospira stimsonii genomic window:
- a CDS encoding energy transducer TonB has translation MGQENAILTEIKKGKLRRFIDRYRMEFFLSTSFVLQILILFFWYTPSIEFNRLDRLVDEVAFVDNLVIQDPNVGEAADDGEFEVTDTVKKKEDPRIAGAQDAIISGATAPVDLTPNITPEYSSEARSAGITGTTTLEVIIAENGQVLRVRSVGKPLGFGLEESAIDAFYKKRYSPSILEGKAITVKVLIPVRFSLY, from the coding sequence ATGGGTCAAGAGAACGCTATATTAACCGAAATTAAAAAAGGGAAGCTCAGAAGATTCATCGATCGATATCGGATGGAATTCTTTCTTTCCACCTCGTTCGTCCTTCAGATTTTGATTCTTTTTTTCTGGTACACCCCTTCGATAGAGTTCAATAGATTGGATAGACTGGTTGATGAAGTTGCATTTGTCGACAATCTGGTAATTCAGGACCCTAACGTCGGTGAGGCGGCTGATGATGGAGAATTCGAAGTCACCGATACGGTTAAGAAGAAGGAAGATCCAAGAATTGCGGGTGCACAAGACGCGATCATATCGGGAGCAACCGCACCGGTCGATCTAACACCTAATATCACCCCTGAATATTCATCAGAGGCAAGATCGGCAGGAATTACCGGCACCACCACCTTGGAGGTGATCATTGCAGAGAATGGGCAGGTTTTGAGAGTGCGCTCCGTTGGAAAGCCGCTCGGATTCGGCTTGGAAGAGTCTGCAATCGATGCATTTTACAAAAAAAGATATTCTCCTTCCATCTTAGAAGGGAAAGCGATCACTGTTAAGGTTCTAATACCGGTCCGATTTAGTCTTTACTAA
- a CDS encoding MotA/TolQ/ExbB proton channel family protein, with amino-acid sequence MKFSFLKNEFKWVTTALILSGLISLSTTVLFAQDKVSEPTKTETSEPANTETPTAAPVAKADKSWGFVDLFLLGGWTMYPLALSSIIALGIIFERLYFLATAKLLPKGYNIDLGEAMDSKGLDAVQKFLDERKEYKITQVIAGGIDVSSGDAEIFAKGVEREAAEVITVLERGLVILAAVSTIAPLIGFLGTVSGMINAFDAIANADQVNAKVVAGGIKEALITTAAGLIVAIPAMTFHQYLTSRIDGFTSEIEEAANRIYKEFLKRNSKKA; translated from the coding sequence ATGAAATTTTCTTTTCTAAAAAATGAATTCAAATGGGTGACAACAGCACTCATTTTATCGGGACTTATTTCCCTTTCCACTACGGTTTTATTTGCGCAAGACAAGGTATCAGAGCCAACCAAAACGGAAACCTCTGAGCCAGCTAACACAGAGACTCCGACTGCCGCACCCGTTGCGAAGGCCGATAAAAGCTGGGGATTCGTGGATCTTTTTCTTCTCGGCGGCTGGACAATGTATCCGTTAGCCCTTTCCTCTATAATAGCTTTAGGAATTATATTCGAAAGACTTTATTTTTTAGCAACGGCCAAACTTCTTCCGAAAGGTTATAATATCGACCTCGGCGAAGCAATGGATTCAAAAGGATTGGATGCAGTACAGAAATTTTTAGATGAAAGAAAAGAATATAAAATCACTCAGGTTATAGCGGGCGGAATCGACGTTTCTTCGGGTGATGCAGAAATTTTCGCAAAAGGTGTGGAGCGGGAAGCGGCGGAAGTAATCACCGTACTTGAAAGAGGACTCGTTATCTTAGCCGCAGTTTCTACGATCGCACCACTGATCGGATTCTTAGGAACCGTTTCCGGGATGATCAACGCATTCGATGCGATTGCAAACGCCGATCAAGTAAACGCAAAAGTGGTTGCGGGCGGTATCAAAGAGGCTCTAATCACGACTGCCGCCGGTTTGATCGTTGCAATTCCGGCGATGACTTTCCATCAATATCTAACGTCCAGAATCGACGGTTTTACTTCCGAAATCGAAGAAGCGGCCAATAGAATTTACAAAGAATTCTTAAAAAGAAATTCGAAAAAAGCATAA
- the lipL48 gene encoding oxidative stress response protein LipL48 — protein MKSTYSQRVTLLFVSATLLLSSFANCKEDKKDNTALIALALLAAASGENAGAAICDGASIQGGNTALTGNITSSQNFAAYSSTSLNGIVRVKTGATLTFERGAVVFGTAGSALIIEQGAKIVTKGDVAAPVCFTSSKTSGNRGPGDWGGILIVGDGVGSRAAAQNTEGGTGLQYNSGANDNGTSGSFTYTIIEFAGNEVAPGDELNGLSMYVVGNGTSLDHVQIHRHLDDGVEAWGGAWTGKYLLMTGGMDDDLDLDEAFTGKVQFVISHKYSTTCGGTASTDPHGFEMDGTHSSGTASATAKLTTNVKLSNFTLLGKSVSNGFGARLREGLQGKFSNGLIYGFQSGNFDCVLNATGGGPATAPTFANILVEAAKTNGNTAACTLPTTGLTALPVVSLGSGDTDNCAFATKPDYQPSGEAAAAAGSALTAQSSDSFFTDNTTFGGMISGSNWASGWTVYRAR, from the coding sequence ATGAAATCGACTTATTCACAAAGGGTTACGCTATTATTTGTTAGCGCTACTCTACTGCTTTCTTCTTTTGCTAATTGCAAAGAGGACAAGAAAGATAACACTGCTTTGATTGCACTCGCATTACTTGCGGCGGCATCAGGCGAAAACGCGGGAGCGGCCATTTGCGATGGCGCTTCGATCCAAGGTGGAAACACGGCCCTTACCGGAAACATCACTTCAAGTCAAAATTTTGCGGCTTATTCTTCCACTTCTTTGAATGGAATCGTTCGAGTAAAGACCGGTGCCACACTCACTTTCGAAAGAGGTGCAGTCGTATTCGGGACCGCAGGTTCAGCATTAATTATCGAACAGGGAGCTAAAATCGTAACCAAAGGAGACGTTGCCGCTCCAGTTTGTTTTACTTCCTCTAAAACCTCCGGCAACAGAGGTCCAGGTGATTGGGGTGGAATCTTAATCGTTGGTGACGGCGTGGGTTCCAGAGCGGCCGCTCAAAATACCGAAGGTGGAACCGGTCTTCAATATAACAGTGGGGCAAATGATAACGGAACTTCCGGAAGTTTTACTTACACGATCATTGAATTTGCAGGGAACGAAGTTGCACCAGGCGATGAATTAAACGGTCTTTCCATGTATGTAGTAGGAAATGGAACCAGCTTGGATCACGTTCAAATCCACAGACACTTGGATGACGGCGTTGAGGCTTGGGGTGGAGCTTGGACAGGAAAATATCTTCTTATGACCGGTGGAATGGATGATGACTTGGATTTGGATGAAGCCTTTACAGGAAAAGTTCAGTTCGTTATCTCGCACAAATATTCGACTACTTGTGGCGGAACCGCCTCAACGGATCCTCACGGATTTGAAATGGACGGAACACACAGTTCGGGAACCGCGTCTGCAACAGCGAAACTCACGACTAACGTAAAACTTTCTAACTTCACTCTTTTAGGAAAAAGCGTTTCCAATGGCTTTGGCGCAAGATTGAGAGAAGGTCTGCAAGGAAAATTCAGCAATGGATTGATTTACGGATTCCAATCCGGTAACTTCGATTGTGTATTGAATGCTACTGGCGGTGGTCCTGCGACCGCACCAACCTTCGCAAACATCTTAGTTGAAGCGGCAAAGACGAACGGAAACACAGCGGCCTGCACGCTTCCAACTACGGGCTTGACCGCTCTTCCTGTTGTTTCTCTTGGTTCAGGTGACACTGACAATTGTGCTTTTGCAACAAAACCTGATTACCAACCTTCCGGCGAGGCGGCCGCCGCGGCTGGATCAGCACTGACTGCACAATCTTCTGACTCATTTTTTACCGATAACACCACCTTTGGTGGGATGATATCCGGTTCTAATTGGGCTTCCGGTTGGACAGTTTATCGAGCAAGATAA
- a CDS encoding adenylate/guanylate cyclase domain-containing protein — MTDQVLKFVYFMFGDPKKNSLEHRLFNTVAFVNGALNIFGAFSSFYLENFMVIFLLNFVSGILLMGMYLVSRIKSVYYALFWPFNLTILVYLSSMWFFNGGSIGGNHYYFIPALVIATILLRNHNVWIVYLVYAAATAFLYATEFYNREWIKTYQNETERYLDAGGNYLFVQILTGLLIFILTRNLNIERKKSDSLLLNILPEAVAEELKRNDSVAPVRYESVTVLFTDMAGFTQIAETMSPEELLSELDLFFRQFDSIVKIHTLEKIKTIGDAYMAAGGLPLKNKTHAIDAVLCGLEFQRFMLQKKQERESKNLSFWELRLGIHTGSVVAGVVGTDKFAYDIWGDTVNTANRMESSGIPGEVNISSETYEQIKDFFICEHRGKIKAKNKGEIDMYLVKGIREGLFDIANPFQPNQTFLRFYGQIQRGEFPVS, encoded by the coding sequence ATGACCGATCAAGTCCTTAAGTTCGTTTATTTTATGTTTGGGGATCCGAAGAAAAATTCTTTGGAACATAGGCTGTTCAATACGGTCGCGTTTGTAAACGGCGCCCTCAATATTTTCGGAGCGTTTTCCTCGTTCTATTTGGAAAACTTCATGGTGATTTTTCTCCTAAACTTCGTTTCCGGAATCTTGCTGATGGGAATGTATCTGGTATCACGAATCAAGAGCGTCTACTACGCGCTATTCTGGCCGTTCAATCTTACGATCTTAGTCTATCTTTCTTCCATGTGGTTTTTTAACGGAGGATCGATCGGCGGAAATCACTATTATTTTATCCCAGCACTCGTGATCGCGACGATTCTTTTAAGAAATCATAATGTATGGATCGTTTATTTGGTTTACGCGGCGGCGACCGCTTTTCTTTATGCGACCGAATTCTACAATAGAGAATGGATCAAGACCTATCAGAACGAAACCGAACGGTATTTGGACGCCGGAGGGAACTATTTATTCGTCCAAATCCTTACGGGACTTTTGATCTTCATTCTAACACGAAACTTGAATATAGAGCGAAAGAAATCGGACTCCTTACTTCTAAATATTCTTCCGGAAGCCGTTGCAGAAGAATTAAAAAGAAATGATTCCGTCGCACCGGTTCGTTATGAAAGCGTTACTGTACTCTTTACAGATATGGCAGGTTTTACTCAGATCGCAGAAACAATGTCTCCCGAAGAATTGTTAAGCGAATTGGATCTTTTTTTCCGTCAGTTCGATTCTATCGTAAAGATTCATACTCTGGAAAAAATAAAGACGATCGGAGACGCCTATATGGCCGCGGGAGGTCTTCCTCTAAAAAACAAAACTCATGCGATAGACGCCGTCCTTTGCGGTTTGGAATTTCAGAGATTTATGCTTCAAAAAAAACAAGAAAGGGAAAGCAAGAATCTGTCATTTTGGGAACTCAGACTTGGAATTCACACCGGCTCAGTTGTCGCGGGAGTTGTGGGAACGGATAAGTTTGCTTACGACATCTGGGGAGACACGGTGAATACGGCAAACAGAATGGAAAGTTCCGGAATTCCGGGTGAGGTGAATATTTCCAGCGAAACCTACGAACAAATAAAAGATTTTTTTATCTGCGAACATAGAGGAAAAATAAAAGCGAAGAACAAAGGTGAAATCGATATGTATCTCGTGAAAGGAATCCGGGAAGGACTTTTCGACATTGCAAATCCTTTTCAACCCAACCAAACATTCTTACGGTTCTACGGACAAATACAAAGAGGAGAATTTCCGGTTTCTTAG
- a CDS encoding carboxylate--amine ligase, protein MFLYRKNLELPFQPFNSRKKQNIKKLNQNRPKRKSVSWNVSFGKFAKPEFWPAWIFYIPLVPYIVYLTIRHWGFGTICAANPGIDLGGLVGESKNDILKNISSDHILKFHKIIRIDSETDLKNLENLIFINKFEYPYILKPDAGQRGSGVKLIKREDEAVRYLLETNIDLVIQEYHPGPKEAGVFYYRFPNEKKGHIFSVTRKTFPIIEGDGNSSLKELISKHPRFRFQTGVFQQRHEKQWNRILSKGERMRLAEAGNHCQGTLFSDGSDLITDALIEKIDQISQTFAGFYFGRYDIRYRSDEELKLGKEFGIVELNGVTSESTNLYDPEFSIVQMYSILFHQWKLLFQIGSENKKLGVPKTSLYKIVKALFRFYAGNRKVNDRSD, encoded by the coding sequence ATGTTTCTCTACCGAAAGAATTTGGAGTTGCCCTTTCAACCCTTCAATTCGAGAAAAAAACAAAACATAAAGAAGCTGAATCAAAACAGACCTAAAAGGAAGAGCGTTTCCTGGAACGTTTCATTCGGAAAATTCGCAAAGCCTGAGTTTTGGCCGGCTTGGATCTTTTATATCCCTTTAGTGCCTTATATTGTATATTTGACGATTCGCCACTGGGGCTTTGGTACGATCTGCGCCGCCAATCCAGGTATCGATTTAGGAGGACTTGTCGGAGAATCAAAGAACGATATTCTTAAGAATATCTCATCCGATCACATATTAAAATTTCATAAAATTATAAGAATCGATTCCGAAACGGATCTTAAAAATCTGGAGAATTTAATTTTCATAAATAAATTTGAATATCCTTATATACTAAAACCGGACGCAGGGCAACGCGGCTCCGGCGTAAAACTCATCAAACGAGAAGACGAAGCGGTACGATATTTACTCGAGACAAATATAGACCTCGTTATCCAAGAATATCACCCTGGCCCGAAGGAAGCCGGCGTATTTTATTACCGTTTCCCGAATGAAAAAAAAGGGCATATCTTTTCCGTAACGAGAAAGACGTTTCCGATCATAGAAGGTGACGGAAATTCCTCCTTGAAAGAATTGATTTCAAAACACCCACGATTTCGATTTCAAACGGGAGTTTTTCAGCAAAGACATGAAAAACAATGGAACCGGATTCTTTCCAAAGGAGAAAGAATGAGGCTCGCGGAAGCTGGAAATCATTGTCAAGGCACTCTATTTTCGGACGGAAGCGATCTAATCACGGATGCCCTCATTGAAAAAATCGATCAAATTTCCCAGACCTTTGCCGGCTTTTACTTCGGTAGATACGATATTCGATACCGATCGGATGAAGAATTGAAATTAGGAAAAGAATTCGGAATCGTAGAATTGAACGGAGTCACCTCCGAATCGACAAATCTCTACGATCCTGAATTTTCCATCGTTCAAATGTATTCGATTCTTTTCCACCAATGGAAACTTCTTTTCCAAATCGGATCCGAAAATAAAAAATTGGGAGTTCCGAAAACGAGCCTGTACAAAATCGTCAAAGCACTTTTTCGATTCTACGCGGGAAATCGAAAAGTCAATGATCGTTCCGATTGA
- a CDS encoding TonB-dependent receptor, translating to MKNKTISLLFFFSIVASPVFGQATGKLKGKVVDSESGDPVFGAVVIVRSIKAATRSDFDGKYELNLPPGEHTVEYQMIGFATQFKKVTITTGSQISMNIVMGAQVLDTVEVKGRGLENSESALLALQRKSGVVSDGISEESIKKSPDSSAGDVLRRVTGITLVGGKFIFVRGLGERYSNTILNDSFIPSPEPDKRIVPLDLFPAGVIKNIRVIKTASAEDSAEFSGGIVKIETKEYPDNLLLSVSLGVGKNTQVAGHKFKTFNQGDTNNDFGLVSKKQELPDLISGLPKVVPFVEGDRFGGIPSNLMKVGALSFNQQWSPNETDSPYNKSFSVSAGNSFRSEKWGRFGVLAGTTYNRSYNYREESNARFQASNPVSTYLKDYNMLRPLNQNNLKLYTEEVLWGNNLNLAYEPKIGQQFFIKTLYSAQSDKTVREGEGTNYIDNFNFKSTNLSYVSRTIFNNTLGGEHELRTFSARPHKVEWNLNYALAERDEPDARNQAWSQGGSDLANGFRRLGNNPDGTRYFSTTADTVRSQSLKYEIPFSQWDGLQSKLKFGVSNLDRFKHFEFREFAQRNFSGSDRDYIYPVPGEIIYNPLTYANGNRKIFERASGNNAYDATQALKAAFVQAEIPIMAKLKTIFGVRYEDSYQKTQTYDLKNSWSGNNTSYGCKTNSEEERLLLVRANICDVNNLGIGELRTKDKLPSANVAWEIAKDMNLRLGYSQTLTRPDLRELSPFGFSAYFQADRIFGNASLQRTYIHNYDVRWEYYLTNTDYIGVGAFFKNLSNPIELIGLPVAGSASLVYKYANAQQATIRGIELDYRKELLWWLRVETNVFFIKSRVDVIDANIYGFIATGQVDPTSTYAAYAPTTLNRPLQGQSDFVANLRIDVFTTKSKKHNIGFYYNYFSDRIALVGSDGVPNAIQKGTGTSDIVYTYKHNDRLDFRSSVRNVMNSQFKITQIDPLTGQEYVFQKYRTGLDISFSATYKL from the coding sequence ATGAAAAACAAGACAATCAGTTTATTATTCTTCTTCTCAATCGTAGCAAGTCCGGTTTTCGGACAGGCAACGGGGAAGCTCAAAGGAAAAGTCGTCGATTCAGAATCGGGAGATCCGGTATTCGGAGCAGTGGTAATCGTTCGATCGATCAAAGCGGCGACTCGAAGCGACTTCGACGGAAAATACGAATTAAACCTTCCACCCGGCGAACATACAGTTGAATATCAAATGATCGGCTTTGCGACACAATTCAAGAAGGTTACAATCACCACCGGATCGCAAATCTCGATGAACATCGTGATGGGTGCTCAAGTATTGGATACTGTCGAAGTCAAAGGACGCGGCCTTGAAAATTCCGAATCTGCTTTATTAGCTCTTCAAAGAAAGAGTGGCGTCGTATCAGACGGGATAAGCGAAGAATCCATCAAAAAAAGTCCAGACTCTTCCGCCGGTGACGTACTCAGGAGAGTCACCGGAATTACTCTTGTGGGTGGTAAGTTTATTTTCGTTCGAGGACTTGGAGAAAGATATTCCAATACAATTCTCAACGACTCTTTCATTCCATCGCCGGAACCAGACAAAAGAATCGTTCCTCTGGATTTATTTCCGGCAGGTGTTATCAAGAATATACGAGTCATCAAAACCGCGTCAGCGGAAGATTCCGCTGAATTTTCCGGCGGTATCGTTAAGATTGAAACCAAAGAATATCCGGACAATCTTTTACTTTCGGTTTCCTTAGGTGTCGGAAAAAATACTCAGGTAGCAGGTCACAAATTTAAGACTTTCAACCAAGGGGATACGAATAACGATTTCGGATTGGTGTCAAAAAAACAAGAGCTTCCCGATCTCATCAGTGGATTACCAAAGGTTGTTCCTTTCGTTGAAGGAGACAGGTTCGGTGGAATTCCAAGCAATCTTATGAAAGTCGGCGCTCTATCTTTTAACCAACAATGGTCTCCGAATGAAACGGATTCGCCGTACAACAAATCCTTCAGTGTGTCTGCAGGTAATTCCTTCCGTTCGGAAAAATGGGGACGATTCGGAGTTTTGGCAGGAACAACGTACAACCGAAGCTATAATTACCGGGAAGAGTCAAATGCCCGGTTTCAAGCGAGCAATCCCGTTTCTACTTATTTAAAAGATTATAATATGCTTCGTCCTCTCAATCAGAACAATTTAAAACTCTATACCGAGGAAGTCCTGTGGGGAAACAACCTCAACTTAGCCTACGAGCCCAAGATCGGACAACAATTCTTCATCAAGACGCTTTATTCGGCACAATCGGATAAAACGGTTCGAGAAGGGGAAGGTACGAATTACATCGACAACTTTAATTTCAAATCAACTAATTTGAGTTATGTGAGTAGAACGATCTTTAATAATACCCTGGGCGGGGAACACGAATTAAGGACTTTTAGCGCAAGGCCGCACAAGGTAGAATGGAATCTCAATTACGCTCTTGCTGAAAGGGACGAACCGGATGCAAGGAACCAAGCTTGGTCTCAGGGAGGAAGTGATTTAGCGAATGGATTTAGAAGGCTGGGAAACAACCCGGACGGAACAAGATATTTTTCGACCACTGCAGACACCGTTCGAAGCCAATCGCTTAAGTATGAAATTCCGTTCAGTCAGTGGGACGGACTTCAGAGTAAGTTAAAATTCGGAGTCAGCAATCTCGATCGTTTCAAACATTTCGAGTTTAGGGAATTCGCACAAAGGAACTTTAGCGGAAGCGATAGAGATTACATTTATCCGGTTCCGGGAGAGATTATCTATAACCCGCTCACCTACGCGAACGGGAATAGAAAGATTTTTGAACGAGCTTCCGGAAACAACGCCTATGACGCGACGCAAGCTTTGAAAGCGGCCTTCGTTCAAGCTGAAATTCCGATTATGGCGAAGTTAAAAACCATTTTTGGAGTCCGGTACGAAGACAGTTATCAGAAAACTCAAACTTACGATCTCAAAAACAGCTGGAGCGGTAACAATACTAGTTACGGGTGTAAAACGAATTCGGAGGAAGAGAGACTTTTATTAGTAAGAGCTAATATATGCGACGTTAACAACTTAGGAATCGGAGAACTCAGAACGAAAGATAAACTCCCTTCTGCGAACGTGGCGTGGGAAATTGCAAAGGATATGAATCTCCGTCTCGGATATTCTCAAACTCTCACAAGACCCGATTTGCGAGAGTTATCTCCGTTTGGATTTTCCGCGTATTTTCAGGCGGATAGAATATTCGGTAATGCAAGCCTTCAAAGAACTTACATACACAACTACGACGTTCGATGGGAATATTACCTGACAAATACCGACTACATCGGCGTCGGTGCTTTCTTTAAGAATCTTTCCAACCCGATCGAATTAATTGGCTTACCGGTTGCGGGAAGTGCGAGTTTGGTTTATAAATATGCGAATGCTCAACAAGCGACGATCAGAGGGATCGAATTGGATTATCGCAAAGAATTGTTATGGTGGTTACGAGTAGAAACGAACGTCTTCTTTATCAAATCGAGAGTGGACGTAATCGACGCAAATATCTACGGTTTTATTGCGACAGGACAAGTGGACCCCACCTCAACGTATGCGGCGTATGCACCTACCACGCTGAACCGTCCGTTACAAGGGCAGTCCGACTTCGTTGCAAACCTTAGAATCGACGTATTCACTACTAAAAGTAAAAAGCACAATATCGGATTCTATTATAACTATTTCAGCGATAGAATCGCTCTCGTTGGGTCGGATGGAGTTCCGAACGCGATTCAAAAAGGGACCGGAACTTCGGATATTGTATATACTTACAAGCACAATGATCGTTTGGATTTTAGATCTTCCGTTCGAAACGTAATGAACAGTCAGTTTAAGATAACTCAGATAGATCCTCTGACGGGACAGGAATACGTTTTCCAAAAATATAGAACAGGATTGGATATTTCTTTCTCCGCTACGTATAAACTCTAA
- a CDS encoding alpha/beta fold hydrolase: MPFRTILLFSVCFNFLFSCRLPDDLKKKPEESLQRLKEEGARIREFHFLEDGVTVYGVASECELKNHNIIIFIHGSPGGWQNYASYLGDKILTSSFCILSVDRPGFGKSSPDQSVPDIERQAYILGRAISQFQRTIGNEKNGKIILVGHSYGGPIAARIASFPDLNIAGLLLLAAALSGDAEEVRWYNRVADWNWIKRILPREINQSNSEMLPLKKQLFDLIPHWKEIHCKTILIHGKEDSLVPYQNLEYFQTQLSKTILKTIPLEKENHFIPWTQKELIQKLLLEFLD, from the coding sequence ATTCCTTTTCGCACGATTCTTCTTTTTTCCGTATGTTTCAATTTCCTATTCTCTTGTAGATTACCGGATGATCTCAAAAAAAAGCCGGAAGAGAGTTTACAACGTTTGAAAGAAGAAGGCGCCCGCATCCGGGAATTCCATTTTTTAGAGGATGGAGTAACAGTCTACGGAGTTGCGAGCGAGTGTGAATTAAAGAATCACAATATTATAATATTCATTCACGGTTCTCCCGGGGGCTGGCAGAATTATGCTTCCTATTTAGGAGACAAGATTCTTACCTCCTCTTTTTGTATCCTTTCCGTGGACAGGCCCGGTTTTGGAAAATCGAGTCCAGATCAAAGCGTGCCCGACATTGAAAGGCAGGCATATATCCTGGGACGGGCAATCTCTCAGTTTCAAAGAACCATTGGAAATGAAAAGAATGGAAAAATCATTCTAGTAGGACACTCCTACGGAGGACCAATTGCCGCAAGAATCGCCTCCTTTCCCGATCTAAATATCGCCGGCCTCCTCCTTTTGGCGGCGGCTTTGAGCGGAGACGCAGAGGAAGTTCGGTGGTACAATCGTGTCGCGGATTGGAATTGGATAAAACGGATTCTTCCCAGAGAGATCAATCAGAGCAATTCGGAGATGCTTCCTTTAAAAAAACAGCTCTTCGACCTGATCCCTCATTGGAAAGAAATTCACTGCAAAACGATTCTGATCCACGGAAAAGAGGATTCTCTTGTTCCTTATCAAAACTTGGAGTATTTTCAAACTCAACTTTCAAAAACGATTCTCAAAACCATTCCTTTAGAGAAAGAGAATCACTTTATCCCTTGGACCCAGAAGGAACTGATTCAAAAATTACTGCTCGAATTTCTCGATTGA
- a CDS encoding ExbD/TolR family protein, producing MIRIKKKRVLEEISASSMSDIAFLLLVFFMVTAVFFVKEGLNIQLPRKNSNPTLVLRDNIYEILIAGDLIKMKNKSIGTKDYRNLIDFREQLNLMEIPDIENKVALIKTTGETKYGNMLDALSAVQIRGFKQISVKRLK from the coding sequence ATGATCCGCATCAAAAAGAAACGCGTATTGGAAGAAATTTCGGCATCTTCGATGTCGGACATTGCATTCCTACTTCTTGTGTTCTTCATGGTCACTGCAGTATTCTTTGTCAAGGAAGGACTGAATATTCAGCTTCCTAGAAAGAATTCAAATCCGACTCTTGTGCTTAGGGACAATATCTATGAAATTCTCATCGCAGGCGATTTGATCAAGATGAAGAATAAATCCATCGGAACAAAAGATTATCGTAATCTCATAGATTTCCGCGAGCAACTCAATCTGATGGAAATACCGGACATTGAGAATAAAGTCGCATTAATAAAAACGACCGGAGAAACGAAATACGGAAACATGCTCGACGCGTTATCCGCCGTTCAGATCCGAGGATTCAAACAGATCTCCGTAAAAAGGCTGAAATAG
- a CDS encoding ExbD/TolR family protein: MSLKKKKNPPSIPVSSMADIAFLLLVFFMVTSVLDTDPDLPIALPDVPGGEQLNKKIANLYLSADKDKAVYFNQVRMPMNEAINNVRAKLTTTPDLKVLIHADKDLPYSDLDNAFELLKEAGALKVSLVTKTTQGGGL, from the coding sequence ATGAGCTTAAAAAAGAAAAAGAATCCACCTTCCATCCCAGTTAGCTCGATGGCCGATATTGCTTTTCTACTCTTAGTCTTCTTTATGGTTACTTCGGTTTTAGATACGGACCCAGATTTGCCCATCGCGCTTCCGGACGTTCCTGGGGGCGAGCAACTCAACAAGAAGATTGCGAATTTATATCTGAGTGCCGATAAGGACAAAGCGGTCTATTTCAATCAAGTTAGAATGCCGATGAACGAGGCAATCAACAACGTAAGAGCAAAGCTTACGACCACTCCCGACCTTAAGGTTCTAATTCATGCCGACAAGGATCTTCCCTATTCGGATTTAGATAATGCCTTCGAATTATTAAAAGAAGCAGGCGCACTGAAAGTTTCGCTCGTAACAAAGACGACTCAAGGCGGAGGTCTTTGA
- a CDS encoding LA3241 family PerA/PerB upregulated protein has translation MSQIKFKSLNIILIFLLSSSNFECKKSGQRPDFDKEIMDPKIALEIQKDRDLLRSEIKNSYTFSNSSKSVEEALSKAIHEIRDFPDKDDDQLKYSCSPQEIRNIYLPNNIDQKNITANSKIEDSMYLLLIRRKAGIDKVRQNLRGSKGLLKILPLPKPYNIRKLANINGYVIREFKVQVDQKTIEIDEIKLIIEHKNQFKVCTYGT, from the coding sequence ATGTCCCAAATCAAATTCAAATCTCTAAATATTATCCTAATTTTTCTTTTATCCTCTTCGAATTTTGAATGTAAAAAAAGCGGACAACGACCGGATTTCGATAAGGAAATCATGGATCCTAAAATCGCATTAGAAATTCAAAAAGACAGAGACCTCCTTCGATCGGAAATAAAAAATTCTTACACATTCTCTAACTCATCAAAATCAGTCGAAGAAGCGCTATCGAAAGCGATCCATGAAATCAGGGATTTTCCTGATAAAGACGACGATCAACTCAAATACTCATGCAGTCCACAAGAGATTAGAAATATATATCTGCCGAACAATATCGATCAGAAGAATATTACCGCAAATTCTAAGATTGAAGACTCAATGTATCTTCTACTAATCAGAAGAAAAGCCGGGATCGATAAAGTTAGACAAAACCTAAGGGGATCCAAAGGACTTCTAAAGATTCTGCCACTTCCGAAACCTTACAATATAAGAAAACTCGCAAATATCAACGGATACGTGATAAGGGAATTCAAAGTTCAAGTGGATCAAAAAACGATCGAGATCGATGAAATTAAACTCATTATAGAACACAAAAATCAATTTAAAGTTTGTACGTACGGAACATGA